In the genome of Dunckerocampus dactyliophorus isolate RoL2022-P2 chromosome 6, RoL_Ddac_1.1, whole genome shotgun sequence, one region contains:
- the pcm1 gene encoding pericentriolar material 1 protein isoform X3, whose product MATGGTALDDSADELHSWTATNASLEDRLNNMAWGATQQQQKANRSSEKNKKKLPAAVVESRLTNDISPDSTPWSGRRRPLQIKYATQWSVPDQTELDKIHQRINFSDLDESIGSDSQGRVTAANNQRQLAAENKKPYNFLPLHVNTNKSKELLPPAASAAPPTPAVSKESKKASPTQRDAANPNATAARLMCGGAERGPAAHADYEGGGTDIEIGLLVSKLVQVREYISKASSMRDDLVEKNDVPANVERLSHLIEHLKEQEKSYLRFLKKMLARENEDDDVGTQDSAVGSGSLVESTSLNADVRSSDVSNAVGSWPEATMRDQKEELENFRKQHELLKKMLEQQEQLRALQGRQEALLAMQHSAEHALAVIEDAAVVTEATGSVSGLSITSELNDELNDLIQRYNNQLRDSQTNSVPDNRRQAESLSLSREVSWSRTPQPFGPPQHRPVLHSASGPHTGLDVGPTAASVKLTHLQELQDKKETMDKILHELHSLRDQTLNNNHCGGFSAQRSLSTGGSSDCPSNGAAAAASFHPSLTQHDDSSNPVDKLRKLKEVHKRLNELRELVQYFQQTSDMMVDAVNENVKEDDEEEEETEDGSMLEAMFDSEQENRQPLTNIRNPQRGGNWSDLNCHGNRRGVSGSATNTRSSRLNTECEINNQSAANLRSFNGPSTIECQYNRDTPYNWVKDEDGLNNDVGPDEEASGSRSSSSLANGAAFSQEVHQHKAKQKLRHLQELVAMVQSDDTDTTTANEEEVQHQQQNNVRVFPEGPTEAAPTQDPRASDGALYCKAREKIYKEKLRQQKQALKQVHEESRMLREIQVKIQDLQLTCPDLQSSLSSQVSEQGLPWKIPAAASTPAVGQPSSSSAASPAVLKASAPEAAATAVANNKQLWSEMRRHQMLREELRQRRKHLETLMAENQRRSGLADSPCRTDDKASSSEPVGSRDERTMASWGSTPCNMDVDEDDDYHSEHTVEEDNSSLDDSHMFSPGRIQTTYTKRKNHECNPKPPPAFSCEATGPHPSPHVKAKTKQQHPPPRSCNQSASQPAGTRRQENLCWAADLSVAEGSTHWQEQISQLQRQLDFSTNMCQTLMQDQQMLSYMLQGLMRGPYSMVSSNLSSPQVHLVMHQLNQCYTQLAWQQNNVQRLKQVLNELLQQQQLGTQHASSSAPGFHPFPLFPMGEFSQSAASHASPDQHKQHLDPSTSMKTEYMSFPPPLQRSPLNMATDGRPAAWPNHTVLRHPPQTPPLVSPRRCNQSPVECGLASEGSISSLPDRMDPTTITKTFKAGRKASAQANLASRSKTPLSKSRRRRGKGISKNNEGKESDSLSSTADFDQERAVSSRHKDQHLLDKLTQEKLDSKAKLGNKPNDLSSAYAWRTPFLSNRIACTEAADASSDFSLFEALRETIYSEVATLISQNESRPHFLIELFHELQLLNTDYLRQRALYSLQDLVTRHLAEKSASQEMLPLGAASWAGGSQSELTPSESPTTSDAEAVEKNVKKGDDTESVGNDSTMSSSNLDPFAKDHLSSTVIHLDKALARMRKYEHTKLKGDTSTAGDSDLSNVEATEATVDAGASGDVRCPQIDTQQLNQQIKAIMAEVIPFLKDNMDKVCSPQLLTSLRRKVLALTQQNDESKEFVRFFHRQLGGILQDSLGVFVGHTLKDCGEDLLVEISDILFNELAFFRLMQDLDNGIGVSSEAKQKKRRKAEAPPEANHTLKESVTVQLDTSSSPEEDKDKDDREQDSSQRGMCLASHLTCQDGEEDEEEAGACGLPLSISLSKAETQALTNYGSGEDENEEEEELEEFEAGPVDVQTSMQATAESQMEDHEEDIQEMKSELSSANGTTEVPVIDLADHEPTLMTSHGRREEEDKVEEEDEHTVPTAPEETSRISEVQSFPKDSINTSSPDTDSPVMINVDEAGSGNSSQRTSDEDDFVQVDDLPLQLSVMCEEELQKRIVEEQQNNDLRVEILGDNTELFAGLLGNDEALKEPGNAAAQEEEIKAHQIF is encoded by the exons ATGGCAACAGGGGGCACTGCTTTGGACGACAGTGCGGACGAGCTGCACAGCTGGACTGCAACCAACGCCAGTCTGGAGGACAGACTCAACAACATG GCTTGGGGTGctacacagcagcagcagaaggccAACCGATCCTCGGAGAAGAACAAAAAGAAGCTGCCCGCCGCCGTGGTGGAGAGCCGCCTGACCAACGACATCTCGCCTGACTCCACCCCTTGGAGCGGGCGCCGGAGACCCCTCCAAATCAAATATGCCACCCAGTGGTCTGTGCCAGACCAGACGGAACTGGACAAGATCCATCAGCGGATCAATTTCTCTGACTTGGATGAG AGCATCGGGAGCGACTCCCAGGGCCGTGTCACCGCCGCCAACAACCAGCGGCAACTGGCAGCTGAGAACAAGAAGCCCTACAACTTCCTGCCGCTGCACGTCAACACTAACAAGAGCAAGGAGCTGCTCCCGCCTGCCGCCTCTGCCGCCCCGCCCACTCCGGCCGTCTCCAAGGAAAGCAAGAAAGCGAGCCCGACACAGAGGGATGCGGCGAACCCCAACGCCACGGCAGCGAGGCTCATGTGTGGCGGCGCCGAAAGGGGTCCAGCTGCACACGCCGACTACGAGGGAGGAGGAACCGACATTGAAATTGGCCTG TTGGTGAGCAAGCTGGTGCAGGTTCGCGAGTACATCAGCAAGGCCAGCTCCATGCGCGATGACCTGGTGGAGAAGAACGATGTGCCCGCCAACGTGGAGCGCCTCTCTCATCTCATCGAGCACCTCAAGGAGCAGGAGAAATCCTACTTGCGATTCCTTAAGAAAATGCTG GCTCGGGAGAATGAGGACGACGACGTTGGGACCCAGGACTCTGCAGTGGGCTCTGGTTCTTTGGTAGAGAGCACTTCCCTGAACGCCGACGTGAGGTCTTCAGATGTTTCAAATGCAGTG ggcagttggcCTGAAGCAACTATGCGAGACCAGAAGGAAGAGCTGGAGAACTTCCGCAAGCAGCACGAGCTGCTGAAGAAGATGCTGGAGCAGCAGGAGCAGCTGAGGGCCCTGCAGGGCCGCCAGGAGGCGCTGCTGGCCATGCAGCACAGTGCAGAGCACGCACTCGCAGTGATTGAGGACGCAGCAG TTGTCACGGAAGCCACCGGCAGCGTGTCGGGCCTGAGCATCACTTCAGAGCTCAACGACGAGTTGAACGATTTGATCCAGCGTTACAACAACCAACTGCGGGACTCACAG ACTAATTCAGTCCCAGACAACCGTCGCCAGGCAGAGAGCCTCTCCCTCTCCAGAGAAGTGAGCTGGTCCAGGACTCCCCAGCCTTTCGGCCCACCTCAACACAGGCCGGTCCTGCACTCGGCCTCTGGTCCGCACACTGGCCTCGACGTGGGGCCGACGGCTGCCAGCGTGAAACTCACCCACCTCCAAGAGCTCCAGGACAAGAAGGAAACGATGGACAAGATCCTGCACGAGCTGCACTCCCTCAGAGACCAGACTCTCAACAACAACCACT GCGGTGGCTTCTCAGCGCAGCGCAGTTTGAGTACTGGAGGATCTTCAGACTGCCCATCGAACGGAGCTGCAGCCGCTGCTTCCTTTCACCCGTCGCTCACGCAACACGATGACAGTTCCAACCCTGTGGACAAACTCAG GAAGCTGAAGGAGGTCCACAAACGTTTAAATGAGCTTCGGGAATTGGTGCAGTACTTTCAGCAGACCTCTGACATGATGGTGGATGCGGTCAATGAAAACGTGAAGGAGgacgatgaggaagaggaggagactgAGGACGGCTCCATGCTTGAGGCTATGTTTGACTCTGAACAAGAGAACCGCCAGCCGCTGACCAACATCAG AAACCCACAGCGCGGTGGGAACTGGAGCGACTTGAACTGCCACGGCAACCGCCGCGGCGTCTCAGGTAGCGCCACCAACACCCGCAGCAGCAGACTTAACACAGAGTGTGAGATCAACAACCAGTCAGCGGCCAACCTCCGCAGCTTTAACGGCCCTTCAACCATTG AGTGTCAGTACAACAGGGACACCCCCTACAACTGGGTGAAGGATGAGGACGGTCTTAATAATGACGTGGGTCCAGACGAAGAGGCGTCAGGGTCTCGctcgagcagcagcctcgccaACGGCGCCGCTTTCTCTCAAGAGGTTCACCAGCACAAAGCCAAGCAGAAGCTCCGTCATCTGCAGGAGCTCGTAGCCATGGTTCAG AGTGATGACACAGACACCACAACAGCCAATGAGGAGGAAGTTCAACACCAGCAGCAGAATAACGTGAGAGTCTTTCCGGAGGGGCCGACGGAAGCTGCACCCACACAGGATCCCAGGGCATCGGACGGCGCTCTTTACTGCAAGGCCAG GGAGAAGATATACAAAGAGAAGCTTCGTCAGCAGAAGCAGGCGCTCAAACAGGTTCATGAGGAGAGTCGGATGCTTCGTGAAATCCAGGTCAAGATCCAGGATCTGCAGTTGACTTGCCCTGACCTGCAG TCCTCACTGTCCAGCCAAGTGAGCGAGCAAGGTTTGCCGTGGAAGATTCCGGCTGCAGCTTCGACCCCGGCCGTCGGGCAGCCATCCTCCTCGTCTGCGGCCAGTCCGGCCGTGCTCAAGGCCAGCGCGCCGGAAGCCGCCGCTACTGCAGTAGCCAACAACAAG cagctctggtCGGAGATGCGTCGCCACCAGATGCTACGAGAAGAGCTGCGGCAGCGGCGGAAGCACCTGGAGACCCTGATGGCCGAAAATCAGAGACGCAGCGGCCTCGCCGACTCCCCCTGCAGGACAGATGACAAAGCGAGTTCCTCCGAGCCCGTTGGCAGCCGGGATGAAAG GACAATGGCCAGCTGGGGGTCCACTCCCTGCAACATGGACGTGGATGAGGATGATGACTATCACTCTGAGCACACGGTGGAGGAAGACAACAGCTCTTTGGATGACAGCCACATGTTTTCCCCGGGCAGGATTCAGACCACCTACACCAAGAGGAAGAATCACGAATG TAACCCAAAGCCCCCACCAGCCTTTTCCTGTGAGGCCACTGGCCCGCATCCGTCCCCTCATGTCAAGGCGAAGACCAAACAGCAGCATCCACCGCCCAGAAGTTGCAATCAGTCTGCGAGCCAGCCTGCAGGTACAAGGCGTCAGGAGAACCTGTGCTGGGCTGCTGATCTCTCCGTCGCTGAGGGCTCCACCCATTGGCAGGAGCAGATCAGCCAGCTGCAGCGACAACTGGACTTCAGCACCAACATGTGTCAAACGCTTATGCAGGACCAGCAG ATGCTGTCTTACATGTTGCAAGGCCTGATGAGGGGTCCGTACAGCATGGTGTCCAGCAACCTGTCGTCACCGCAGGTCCACCTGGTTATGCACCAGCTTAACCAGTGTTACACACAACTGGCTTGGCAGCAAAACAATGtacaaag ACTGAAACAAGTGCTGAATGAGctcctgcagcagcagcagttggGAACACAACATGCATCCTCTTCAGCCCCAG GATTTCACCCCTTTCCTCTCTTCCCCATGGGCGAGTTCTCTCAGAGCGCAGCAAGTCATGCCAGCCCGGACCAGCACAAGCAGCATTTAGACCCCAGCACCTCCATGAAGACAGAGTACATGAGTTTCCCTCCTCCACTGCAGCGCTCGCCTCTAAACATGGCGACAGACGGACG ACCTGCAGCGTGGCCTAACCACACCGTCCTGCGTCATCCACCTCAAACGCCTCCATTGGTCTCGCCCCGCCGCTGCAACCAGTCTCCGGTGGAGTGCGGCCTGGCCTCGGAGGGAAGCATCAGCAGCTTGCCTGATCGAATGGATCCCACCACCATCACAAAGACCTTCAAAGCTGGACGCAAGGCCTCCGCCCAAGCCAACTTGGCCTCACGAAGCAAGACGCCTCTTTCTAAGAGTCGGCGCAGGAGGGGCAAAGGAATCAGCAAAAACAACGAAG gtAAAGAGAGTGACAGCCTCAGCAGCACCGCCGACTTTGACCAGGAGAGGGCAGTCTCGTCCCGCCACAAAGATCAGCATCTGTTGGACAAACTCACGCAGGAGAAGCTGGACAGCAAGGCTAAGCTTGGGAACAAACCAAATGACCTCTCTTCTG CTTATGCTTGGAGAACACCCTTCCTCTCTAACAGAATTGCATGCACAGAAGCAGCAG ATGCAAGCAGCGACTTCTCCCTCTTTGAGGCTCTGAGGGAGACCATCTACTCCGAGGTGGCAACCCTGATATCCCAGAATGAGTCCCGGCCTCACTTTCTCATCGAGCTCTTCCACGAGCTGCAGCTGCTCAATACAGACTATCTGAGGCAGAGGGCGCTCTATTCCCTGCAG gacTTGGTGACCAGGCACCTGGCTGAGAAGAGCGCATCCCAGGAGATGCTGCCCCTGGGTGCAGCGTCTTGGGCTGGAGGCTCTCAGTCTGAGCTCACGCCCAGTGAAAGCCCCACGACCAGCGATGCC gaAGCAGTGGAGAAGAACGTGAAGAAGGGAGACGACACAGAGTCTGTGGGTAATGACAGCACCATGTCTTCTAGCAACCTGGATCCCTTTGCCAAGGACCACCTCA GCAGCACCGTCATCCACTTGGACAAAGCCTTGGCCAGGATGCGCAAGTACGAGCACACGAAGCTGAAAGGGGACACGAGCACCGCCGGCGACTCTGACCTCTCCAATGTTGAGGCCACTGAAGCTACGGTAGACG CAGGAGCGTCTGGTGACGTGCGCTGCCCTCAGATCGACACCCAGCAGCTCAATCAGCAAATCAAGGCCATCATGGCGGAGGTCATTCCCTTCCTCAAG GACAACATGGACAAGGTGTGTTCCCCGCAGCTGCTGACGTCTTTGCGCCGCAAGGTTCTGGCGCTCACCCAGCAAAACGACGAGAGCAAGGAGTTTGTGCGCTTCTTCCACCGACAGCTAGGGGGCATCCTGCAG GATTCTCTCGGCGTGTTTGTGGGCCACACCCTCAAGGACTGCGGCGAGGACCTCCTGGTGGAGATCTCGGACATCCTCTTCAACGAGCTGGCCTTCTTCAGGCTCATGCAGGACTTGGACAATGGCATCGGTGTCTCTTCGGAAGCCAAGCAGAAAAAGAGGCGGAAGGCTGAGGCGCCTCCTGAGGCCAATCACACTTTAAAG GAGAGCGTTACGGTCCAGCTCGACACGTCATCTTCTCCCGAAGAAGACAAG GACAAAGACGACAGAGAGCAGGATTCTTCTCAGCGGGGGATGTGCCTGGCCAGTCACCTGACATGCCAGGACGGTGAAGAAGATGAGGAAGAGGCTGGAGCTTGTGGGCTGCCGCTGTCCATCA GTCTTTCCAAAGCCGAGACTCAGGCCCTGACCAACTATGGCAGCGGCGAGGACGagaatgaggaggaggaggagctggaggagttTGAAGCGGGGCCCGTGGACGTCCAGACGTCAATGCAGGCCACTGCAGAAAGCCAGATGGAGGACCATGAG GAGGACATCCAGGAGATGAAAAGTGAGCTGAGCTCAGCAAACG GGACCACCGAGGTGCCCGTCATCGACCTGGCTGACCATGAGCCCACACTGATGACGAGTCACGGCAGgcgggaggaggaggacaaggtGGAGGAAGAAGACGAGCACACAGTCCCCACTGCTCCTGAAGAGACCAGCAGAATCTCAGAAGTTCAGAGCTTCCCGAAAGACTCAATCAACACCAGCAGTCCCGACACCGACTCACCCGTCATGATCAACGTGGAC GAGGCGGGTTCGGGCAACAGCAGCCAGAGGACATCGGACGAAGACGACTTTGTCCAAGTGGACGACCTTCCCCTGCAGCTCAGCGTCATGTGTGAG GAGGAGCTGCAGAAGAGGATCGTGGAGGAGCAGCAGAATAACGACTTGCGAGTGGAAATCCTCGGCGACAACACAGAACTTTTTGCGGGTCTCTTGGGAAACGACGAGGCTTTGAAGGAACCAG GAAACGCTGCTGCCCAGgaagaggaaataaaagcacATCAGATCTTCTGA